Below is a genomic region from Kribbella qitaiheensis.
TCCAGGTTGGGCAGGTAGTCCGCCGGGTTGTTGAAGTACAGCGCGTCGCCGCGCTCGCCCCACGGGTGCCAGCTGGACGCGTCGTAGTTGCCGGACTGGCAGATCGCGATCGGGAACAGATCGGCCCGCTTCAGCGCGAAGTTGAGCGCATGGAAGGCGCCAAGGCTGCACCCGGTCGTGATGATGTCCCCCGCGCCCGGAGTATCGCCGCCGATCGCAGGCACCACCTTGTCGAGGATCCATGACTCGTACAGCCCATGGCGGCGAGCCCGCTCCTCCAGCGGCAGACTGCGGTCGGACCAACTGACGTGGTCGTACGAATCAACGCAGTACAGCTTGATCCGGCCGGCCTCGATCAGGTCCGCGACCGCTTCCACCATGCCGTTGCTCTCGTAGTCCCAGGCACGGCCCTGTTCGCTCGGGAACACCAGCACCGGTCGCCCGTAGTGCCCGTACCGGATCAGCGTGCCCGGCCGGTCCAGCCCCGGTGCCTCCAGTTCGACCTGCTCGCGTTCCATGCGGCCTCACTCTCTCGCGATCCGGTCAGGTCAGGTCAGGTCAGGTCAGGATCCAGTACTTGGCGCCTTTTCGGTAACCCTTCCATGTCATGAGCTTCGCTGCTCGGCGACCGCGCGTCCGGCCACCGGTCCGAGTACAGCGACGAACACGGCGAGCACTGAGACACCGCTGAGGGCCAC
It encodes:
- a CDS encoding esterase family protein, translating into MEREQVELEAPGLDRPGTLIRYGHYGRPVLVFPSEQGRAWDYESNGMVEAVADLIEAGRIKLYCVDSYDHVSWSDRSLPLEERARRHGLYESWILDKVVPAIGGDTPGAGDIITTGCSLGAFHALNFALKRADLFPIAICQSGNYDASSWHPWGERGDALYFNNPADYLPNLDGEHLDWLRNRVFLVLTVGQGDWETNPTGSLPSARATSAVLASKGIPHELDLWGHDVAHDWPWWRKQIAHHLPRFC